In one Balaenoptera acutorostrata chromosome 5, mBalAcu1.1, whole genome shotgun sequence genomic region, the following are encoded:
- the IBSP gene encoding bone sialoprotein 2: protein MKTALILLSILGMACALSMKNLHRRAKLEDSEENGVFKYRARYYLYKHAYFYPPLKRFPVQSSSDLSEENGNDDSSEEEEEEETSNEEENNEENEDSDGNEDEESEAENTTLSITTLGYGEETTPGTGNIGLAAIQLPTKAGNIGKKVTKEEESDEEEEEENENEAEADDNEQGINGTSTNGTEIDNGHGSSGGDNGEEEGEEGVTEANAEGTTVAGGQDNGGSKATTSPNGGVGPTTPPQEIDGTTPPPFGETTTPGYEGEYEQTGTNEYDNGYEIYENENGEPRGDNYRAYEDEYSYYKGRSYDGYDGQDYYHQ from the exons ATGAAGACGGCTTTAATTTTGCTCAGCATTTTGGGAATGGCCTGTGCTCTCTCG ATGAAAAATTTGCATCGAAGAGCCAAATTAGAGGATTCTGAAGAAAATGGG GTCTTTAAGTACAGGGCCCGATATTATCTTTACAAGCATGCCTACTTTTATCCTCCTCTAAAACGATTTCCGGTTCAG agcagtagTGACTTgtctgaagaaaatggaaatgatgatagctcagaagaggaggaagaagag GAGACttcaaatgaagaagaaaacaatgaaGAGAACGAAGATTCTGATGGAAATGAAGACGAAGAGTCGGAGGCTGAGAACACCACCCTTTCCATTACCACACTTGGTTATGGAGAAGAGACCACACCTGGAACAGGGAATATAGGTCTAGCTGCCATCCAGCTTCCCACGAAG GCTGGGAATATAGGAAAGAAGGTTAcaaaagaggaggaaagtgatgaagaagaagaggaagaaaatgaaaatgaagcagAAGCAGATGATAATGAGCAAGGCATAAATGGCACTAGCACCAACGGCACAGAGATAGACAATGGCCATGGCAGCAGTGGTGGGGACAATGGAGAGGAAGAAGGCGAAGAAGGTGTCACTGAAGCCAACGCAGAAGGAACCACAGTGGCTGGAGGGCAGGACAATGGTGGCTCTAAGGCAACTACCTCTCCAAATGGTGGAGTTGGACCTACAACTCCACCCCAGGAGATCGACGGGACTACCCCACCACCATTTGGGGAAACTACCACCCCTGGATATGAGGGGGAGTATGAACAAACAGGCACCAACGAGTACGACAATGGATATGAAATCTATGAAAACGAAAATGGGGAACCTCGTGGGGACAATTACCGAGCCTATGAGGATGAGTACAGCTACTATAAAGGGCGGAGCTACGACGGCTACGACGGTCAAGATTACTACCACCAGTGA